The following proteins are co-located in the Abditibacteriaceae bacterium genome:
- a CDS encoding rhodanese-related sulfurtransferase, with protein sequence MPELRNLVSQAELKKRLEADPTPRTTLSFYQYHPIENPHTFRDELYSKLETLGVLGRIYVAHEGINAQISVPEKNFADFKNYLYSFSFLEGIRLNIALEDDGKSFWVLNVKVRAKIVADGIDDPDFSMQRRGRYLNAAQFNELADKPDTVVVDMRNYYEYEVGHFENALEVPSDTFREQLPMAAQMLEDKKDQPVVMYCTGGIRCEKASAYLLHQGFSNVYHLEGGIIEYVHQVKEQGIENKFRGKNFVFDNRLGEQVSEEIISHCHLCNELCATHRNCENEACHLLFIQCEECHAKYEGCCGDECREIKHLSPEEQEQWKTNAKKDGTFNNSRQLRRVRFFDAKK encoded by the coding sequence ATGCCCGAATTGCGTAACCTTGTTTCTCAGGCCGAATTGAAAAAGCGTCTCGAAGCTGACCCAACGCCTCGAACCACGCTTTCGTTTTACCAGTATCACCCGATTGAAAACCCGCACACTTTCCGCGACGAGCTTTATTCCAAGCTCGAAACGCTCGGCGTTCTAGGCCGCATTTATGTGGCGCACGAAGGCATTAACGCGCAAATCAGCGTGCCTGAAAAGAACTTCGCCGACTTCAAAAATTACCTTTATTCGTTCTCGTTTCTGGAAGGCATCCGGCTAAATATCGCGCTCGAAGATGACGGCAAATCGTTCTGGGTGTTGAATGTCAAAGTGCGCGCGAAGATTGTCGCCGATGGCATCGACGACCCAGACTTTTCGATGCAGCGACGGGGCCGCTATCTCAACGCGGCGCAGTTCAACGAACTCGCGGACAAGCCCGACACTGTAGTTGTCGATATGCGCAACTACTACGAATACGAAGTCGGGCATTTCGAGAACGCGCTTGAAGTGCCGAGCGACACATTTCGCGAACAGTTGCCAATGGCCGCGCAGATGCTGGAAGACAAGAAAGACCAACCTGTCGTGATGTATTGCACTGGCGGCATTCGCTGCGAGAAAGCCAGTGCCTACCTACTGCATCAGGGCTTCTCGAATGTGTATCACCTCGAAGGCGGTATCATCGAATACGTTCACCAAGTGAAAGAGCAGGGGATCGAAAACAAGTTTCGCGGCAAAAACTTCGTATTCGATAATCGACTGGGCGAGCAAGTTTCAGAAGAGATAATCAGTCATTGCCATTTATGTAATGAACTGTGCGCGACGCATCGCAACTGTGAAAACGAAGCGTGCCATTTGCTCTTTATTCAGTGCGAGGAATGCCACGCAAAATATGAAGGCTGCTGCGGCGACGAGTGTCGCGAAATCAAACACTTGTCGCCCGAAGAACAAGAACAATGGAAAACGAACGCCAAAAAAGACGGAACATTCAACAACAGCCGCCAACTGCGGCGCGTGCGATTCTTCGACGCGAAAAAATAA
- a CDS encoding protein tyrosine phosphatase family protein, whose amino-acid sequence MKNLKQISDDVWIAGQPSEDELRSAGERFRTVVNLRTPDENGVLADEERLVEDAGMSYAPIPVSPELLDDATIERFHAAIASEGRTPALVHCQGGGRAGVLTLLHLAIKNGWGIDQALHHGEEKGILIAPDSPYLPIFEDFLRRHSPAERAPDV is encoded by the coding sequence ATGAAAAACTTGAAACAAATCAGCGACGATGTCTGGATTGCAGGCCAGCCCAGCGAAGACGAACTGCGTTCGGCAGGTGAACGCTTTCGCACCGTTGTTAATCTTCGCACGCCCGATGAAAATGGCGTTCTGGCCGATGAAGAACGCTTGGTCGAAGATGCAGGCATGAGCTACGCGCCGATTCCGGTTTCGCCGGAATTGCTCGACGATGCAACCATCGAACGTTTTCACGCCGCGATTGCCAGCGAGGGCCGAACTCCCGCGCTCGTGCATTGTCAGGGCGGAGGCCGCGCCGGAGTTTTGACGCTGTTGCATCTGGCCATCAAAAACGGCTGGGGAATCGACCAGGCGTTGCATCACGGCGAAGAAAAGGGAATTCTCATCGCGCCCGATTCGCCGTATCTGCCGATTTTTGAAGATTTCCTGCGCCGCCACAGCCCCGCCGAACGCGCGCCGGATGTGTGA
- a CDS encoding VF530 family protein: MGTPDQQPRNPLHGITLERMLIEMVAYFGWKKLGEHIAIRCFTHDASVSSSLKFLRKTPWAREKVESLYLYMLRQKEREEIRRSGT, translated from the coding sequence ATGGGGACTCCCGATCAACAGCCGCGCAATCCACTGCATGGCATCACGCTCGAACGAATGCTCATCGAGATGGTCGCCTATTTCGGCTGGAAAAAGCTGGGAGAGCACATCGCGATTCGCTGCTTCACGCACGACGCCAGCGTTTCCTCAAGCCTTAAGTTTCTGCGTAAAACGCCGTGGGCGCGCGAGAAAGTCGAAAGCCTTTACTTGTATATGTTGCGGCAAAAAGAGCGCGAAGAAATACGGCGCAGCGGTACCTGA